The Coregonus clupeaformis isolate EN_2021a chromosome 6, ASM2061545v1, whole genome shotgun sequence genome has a segment encoding these proteins:
- the LOC121567749 gene encoding kinase suppressor of Ras 1 isoform X2, with translation MDMDALHQCELIQNMIEISISSLQGLRTKCAALSDLTQQEIRTLEVKLTKYICKQLQCKQRVPERQRTQALASYPRLGDWLCTINLRPELIQAVPVKLSLDALLQMSSCQVQDTMRRLGSKPEECSRLTAALSCLKSATETGGDISEDPGPWISEPPRRDSNTLPPSDRRPSTPTTLPRGSILSPHAHARSVSVTVIPCVDNKRHQVYTGGMSDAFPSSPLLLSNSPPSKRRTKHPPRTSPPPSRKLLQLPFNITLTRSKSQESQLANRIEEPVPNTKGGKNNKLLLNVHINSSSGNGCEDSARTPGPATAPYTLPGTPTLLEPPLTLPRSHSLPDNLALHRGSPQMRRDIGLSVTHRFSTKSWLSQTCQVCHRNMMFGVKCKHCKLKCHNKCTKEALPCRISFLPLPQIRRAESVPSDINNQIDRTAELPIQFGTLPKVLTKKDYPPMLSQMDSSSNPSSTTSSTPSSPTPFQQSNPPSITATPPPNPSPGTQGPRDSRFHFPDVSSSPYPVGLHSEGYHDTGDTQQLAQSDPPCQGQECGAEEEAEEEEYPGEEDEGNGSREGREKGHSNGECDGDELEDLPSYRGRMAGGQWRGPISRKASQTSVYLQEWDIPYEQLELGELIGKGRWGKVHKGRWHGEVAIRLLEIDGNNQDHLKLFKKEVMNYRQTRHENVVLFMGACMAPPHLAIITSFCKGRTLFSVVRDAKNTLDINKTRQIAQEIVKGMGYLHAKGIVHKDLKSKNVFYDTNKVVITDFGLFGMSGVVQEYHKRRENELRLPHGWIYYLAPEIVRRMGTGNHEDRLPFSNAADIYAFGTIWYELQARGWPLTNQPAEATIWQVGSGEGIKKVLTKVSLGKEVTEILSACWSFKPEERPSFTQLTDMLEKLPKLNRRLSHPGHFWKSAEPWVHHHCLRDHCSQGLQSRCPYIYK, from the exons gctgtaCCTGTGAAGCTGTCcctggatgctttgctgcagATGTCCAGTTGTCAGGTGCAGGACACCATGAGAAGGCTGGGCTCCAAACCAGAGGAGTGCTCTCGACTCACTGCTGCCCTCTCCTGCCTAAAGAGTGCCACTGAGACAG GTGGGGACATCAGCGAAGACCCAGGACCCTGGATATCAGAGCCGCCCCGCCGCGACAGTAACACCTTACCTCCTTCGGACCGCCgcccctccacccccaccaccCTACCCCGTGGCTCCATCCTCAGTCCCCACGCCCACGCCCGTTCTGTTTCTGTGACTGTCATACCCtgtgtggacaataaaaggcatcAAGTCTATACAGGAGGCATGTCGGACGCTTTCCCCTCCTCGCCACTGCTCCTGTCCAATTCCCCTCCCTCCAAGAGACGCACCAAGCACCCCCCACGCACGTCCCCGCCCCCTTCCCGAAAGCTGCTGCAACTCCCCTTCAACATCACCCTCACACGCAGCAAGAGCCAAGAGTCACAGCTGGCCAACCGCATAGAAGAGCCAGTGCCCAACACAAA GGGTGGGAAGAATAACAAGCTGCTCCTGAACGTTCACATCAACAGTAGCAGTGGGAACGGGTGTGAAGACTCCGCCCGCACCCCTGGCCCGGCCACCGCCCCCTACACCCTCCCAGGCACCCCTACACTGCTGGAGC CTCCTCTCACACTCCCTCGCTCTCATTCCCTTCCAGATAACCTGGCATTGCATCGGGGGTCTCCACAGATGAGGAGAGATATCGGCCTCTCTGTAACACACAG GTTTTCAACCAAatcctggctctcacagacatgccAGGTGTGTCATAGGAACATGATGTTTGGTGTTAAGTGCAAACACTGCAA GTTAAAGTGCCATAACAAATGTACCAAAGAAGCTCTTCCCTGCAGGATATCTTTTCTCCCAC TCCCGCAAATCCGCCGGGCAGAATCCGTACCTTCAGATATCAATAATCAAATTGACCGTACGGCCGAGTTACCAATCCAGTTTGGCACTTTACCAAAGGTGCTAACCAAAAAG GACTACCCTCCCATGCTGAGCCAGATGGATTCCAGCAGTAACCCCTCCTCCACCACTTCCTCTACGCCCTCCTCACCCACCCCCTTTCAGCAGAGCAACCCCCCCAGCATCACCGCCACGCCGCCCCCCAACCCCTCGCCCGGCACCCAAGGGCCCCGAGACAGCCGCTTCCACTTCCCAG ATGTTTCCTCTTCACCGTATCCTGTTGGACTACACTCTGAAGGCTATCATGACACTGG agacacacagcaacTGGCGCAATCAGACCCTCCATGTCAGGGACAGGAATGTGGAGCG GAAGAGGAGGCAGAAGAGGAGGAATACccaggagaggaggatgagggaaaTGGTAGCAGGGAGGGCAGAGAGAAGGGCCACTCAAACGGAGAGTGTGATGGGGATGAGCTAGAGGACCTGCCCAGCTACCGGGGCCGAATGGCCGGGGGCCAATGGAGGGGGCCCATCTCTCGTAAGGCCAGCCAGACCAGCGTGTACCTGCAGGAGTGGGACATTCCCTACGAGCAGCTGGAGCTGGGGGAGCTCATTGGCAAG GGCCGTTGGGGGAAGGTGCATAAGGGGCGCTGGCATGGAGAGGTGGCCATCCGGCTGCTGGAGATAGATGGTAATAACCAGGACCACCTGAAGCTGTTTAAGAAGGAGGTGATGAACTACAGACAGACCCGCCACGAGAACGTGGTCCTCTTCATGGGGGCCTGCATGGCCCCGCCACACCTCGCCATCATCACCAG TTTCTGCAAAGGTCGGACACTATTCTCTGTTGTAAGAGATGCCAAGAACACGCTAGACATCAACAAGACAAGGCAGATCGCTCAGGAAATTGTTAAG GGTATGGGCTACCTTCATGCTAAAGGAATCGTTCACAAGGACCTGAAGTCCAAGAATGTGTTCTATGACACAAACAAAGTGGTAATCACAGACTTTGGCCTTTTTGGAATGTCCGGAGTGGTACAAGAGTACCACAAGAG gcgaGAGAATGAGCTGAGGCTCCCTCATGGCTGGATCTACTACCTGGCCCCTGAGATCGTCCGCAGGATGGGCACTGGGAACCATGAGGACCGCCTGCCTTTCTCCAACGCTGCAGACATCTACGCCTTTGG CACCATTTGGTACGAGCTGCAGGCCCGTGGCTGGCCACTCACCAACCAGCCGGCAGAGGCCACCATCTGGCAGGTGGGCAGCGGAGAGGGCATCAAGAAGGTCCTGACAAAGGTCAGCCTTGGCAAGGAGGTTACG GAGATACTGTCTGCCTGTTGGTCCTTCAAGCCAGAAGAGCGTCCCTCCTTCACCCAGCTGACTGACATGCTGGAGAAGCTGCCGAAGCTCAACCGCAGGCTCTCCCACCCAGGACACTTCTGGAAGTCAGCTGA GCCCTGGGTTCATCATCATTGCCTGCGGGACCATTGCAGTCAGGGCCTTCAGTCTCGCTGCCCCTACATATACAAATAA
- the LOC121567749 gene encoding kinase suppressor of Ras 1 isoform X1 → MDMDALHQCELIQNMIEISISSLQGLRTKCAALSDLTQQEIRTLEVKLTKYICKQLQCKQRVPERQRTQALASYPRLGDWLCTINLRPELIQAVPVKLSLDALLQMSSCQVQDTMRRLGSKPEECSRLTAALSCLKSATETGGDISEDPGPWISEPPRRDSNTLPPSDRRPSTPTTLPRGSILSPHAHARSVSVTVIPCVDNKRHQVYTGGMSDAFPSSPLLLSNSPPSKRRTKHPPRTSPPPSRKLLQLPFNITLTRSKSQESQLANRIEEPVPNTKGGKNNKLLLNVHINSSSGNGCEDSARTPGPATAPYTLPGTPTLLEHNLALHRGSPQMRRDIGLSVTHRFSTKSWLSQTCQVCHRNMMFGVKCKHCKLKCHNKCTKEALPCRISFLPLPQIRRAESVPSDINNQIDRTAELPIQFGTLPKVLTKKDYPPMLSQMDSSSNPSSTTSSTPSSPTPFQQSNPPSITATPPPNPSPGTQGPRDSRFHFPAGSYLQPRQFIFPDVSSSPYPVGLHSEGYHDTGDTQQLAQSDPPCQGQECGAEEEAEEEEYPGEEDEGNGSREGREKGHSNGECDGDELEDLPSYRGRMAGGQWRGPISRKASQTSVYLQEWDIPYEQLELGELIGKGRWGKVHKGRWHGEVAIRLLEIDGNNQDHLKLFKKEVMNYRQTRHENVVLFMGACMAPPHLAIITSFCKGRTLFSVVRDAKNTLDINKTRQIAQEIVKGMGYLHAKGIVHKDLKSKNVFYDTNKVVITDFGLFGMSGVVQEYHKRRENELRLPHGWIYYLAPEIVRRMGTGNHEDRLPFSNAADIYAFGTIWYELQARGWPLTNQPAEATIWQVGSGEGIKKVLTKVSLGKEVTEILSACWSFKPEERPSFTQLTDMLEKLPKLNRRLSHPGHFWKSAEPWVHHHCLRDHCSQGLQSRCPYIYK, encoded by the exons gctgtaCCTGTGAAGCTGTCcctggatgctttgctgcagATGTCCAGTTGTCAGGTGCAGGACACCATGAGAAGGCTGGGCTCCAAACCAGAGGAGTGCTCTCGACTCACTGCTGCCCTCTCCTGCCTAAAGAGTGCCACTGAGACAG GTGGGGACATCAGCGAAGACCCAGGACCCTGGATATCAGAGCCGCCCCGCCGCGACAGTAACACCTTACCTCCTTCGGACCGCCgcccctccacccccaccaccCTACCCCGTGGCTCCATCCTCAGTCCCCACGCCCACGCCCGTTCTGTTTCTGTGACTGTCATACCCtgtgtggacaataaaaggcatcAAGTCTATACAGGAGGCATGTCGGACGCTTTCCCCTCCTCGCCACTGCTCCTGTCCAATTCCCCTCCCTCCAAGAGACGCACCAAGCACCCCCCACGCACGTCCCCGCCCCCTTCCCGAAAGCTGCTGCAACTCCCCTTCAACATCACCCTCACACGCAGCAAGAGCCAAGAGTCACAGCTGGCCAACCGCATAGAAGAGCCAGTGCCCAACACAAA GGGTGGGAAGAATAACAAGCTGCTCCTGAACGTTCACATCAACAGTAGCAGTGGGAACGGGTGTGAAGACTCCGCCCGCACCCCTGGCCCGGCCACCGCCCCCTACACCCTCCCAGGCACCCCTACACTGCTGGAGC ATAACCTGGCATTGCATCGGGGGTCTCCACAGATGAGGAGAGATATCGGCCTCTCTGTAACACACAG GTTTTCAACCAAatcctggctctcacagacatgccAGGTGTGTCATAGGAACATGATGTTTGGTGTTAAGTGCAAACACTGCAA GTTAAAGTGCCATAACAAATGTACCAAAGAAGCTCTTCCCTGCAGGATATCTTTTCTCCCAC TCCCGCAAATCCGCCGGGCAGAATCCGTACCTTCAGATATCAATAATCAAATTGACCGTACGGCCGAGTTACCAATCCAGTTTGGCACTTTACCAAAGGTGCTAACCAAAAAG GACTACCCTCCCATGCTGAGCCAGATGGATTCCAGCAGTAACCCCTCCTCCACCACTTCCTCTACGCCCTCCTCACCCACCCCCTTTCAGCAGAGCAACCCCCCCAGCATCACCGCCACGCCGCCCCCCAACCCCTCGCCCGGCACCCAAGGGCCCCGAGACAGCCGCTTCCACTTCCCAG CTGGCAGTTATTTACAACCTAGACAGTTTATCTTCCCTG ATGTTTCCTCTTCACCGTATCCTGTTGGACTACACTCTGAAGGCTATCATGACACTGG agacacacagcaacTGGCGCAATCAGACCCTCCATGTCAGGGACAGGAATGTGGAGCG GAAGAGGAGGCAGAAGAGGAGGAATACccaggagaggaggatgagggaaaTGGTAGCAGGGAGGGCAGAGAGAAGGGCCACTCAAACGGAGAGTGTGATGGGGATGAGCTAGAGGACCTGCCCAGCTACCGGGGCCGAATGGCCGGGGGCCAATGGAGGGGGCCCATCTCTCGTAAGGCCAGCCAGACCAGCGTGTACCTGCAGGAGTGGGACATTCCCTACGAGCAGCTGGAGCTGGGGGAGCTCATTGGCAAG GGCCGTTGGGGGAAGGTGCATAAGGGGCGCTGGCATGGAGAGGTGGCCATCCGGCTGCTGGAGATAGATGGTAATAACCAGGACCACCTGAAGCTGTTTAAGAAGGAGGTGATGAACTACAGACAGACCCGCCACGAGAACGTGGTCCTCTTCATGGGGGCCTGCATGGCCCCGCCACACCTCGCCATCATCACCAG TTTCTGCAAAGGTCGGACACTATTCTCTGTTGTAAGAGATGCCAAGAACACGCTAGACATCAACAAGACAAGGCAGATCGCTCAGGAAATTGTTAAG GGTATGGGCTACCTTCATGCTAAAGGAATCGTTCACAAGGACCTGAAGTCCAAGAATGTGTTCTATGACACAAACAAAGTGGTAATCACAGACTTTGGCCTTTTTGGAATGTCCGGAGTGGTACAAGAGTACCACAAGAG gcgaGAGAATGAGCTGAGGCTCCCTCATGGCTGGATCTACTACCTGGCCCCTGAGATCGTCCGCAGGATGGGCACTGGGAACCATGAGGACCGCCTGCCTTTCTCCAACGCTGCAGACATCTACGCCTTTGG CACCATTTGGTACGAGCTGCAGGCCCGTGGCTGGCCACTCACCAACCAGCCGGCAGAGGCCACCATCTGGCAGGTGGGCAGCGGAGAGGGCATCAAGAAGGTCCTGACAAAGGTCAGCCTTGGCAAGGAGGTTACG GAGATACTGTCTGCCTGTTGGTCCTTCAAGCCAGAAGAGCGTCCCTCCTTCACCCAGCTGACTGACATGCTGGAGAAGCTGCCGAAGCTCAACCGCAGGCTCTCCCACCCAGGACACTTCTGGAAGTCAGCTGA GCCCTGGGTTCATCATCATTGCCTGCGGGACCATTGCAGTCAGGGCCTTCAGTCTCGCTGCCCCTACATATACAAATAA
- the LOC121567749 gene encoding kinase suppressor of Ras 1 isoform X3, translating into MAVPVKLSLDALLQMSSCQVQDTMRRLGSKPEECSRLTAALSCLKSATETGGDISEDPGPWISEPPRRDSNTLPPSDRRPSTPTTLPRGSILSPHAHARSVSVTVIPCVDNKRHQVYTGGMSDAFPSSPLLLSNSPPSKRRTKHPPRTSPPPSRKLLQLPFNITLTRSKSQESQLANRIEEPVPNTKGGKNNKLLLNVHINSSSGNGCEDSARTPGPATAPYTLPGTPTLLEPPLTLPRSHSLPDNLALHRGSPQMRRDIGLSVTHRFSTKSWLSQTCQVCHRNMMFGVKCKHCKLKCHNKCTKEALPCRISFLPLPQIRRAESVPSDINNQIDRTAELPIQFGTLPKVLTKKDYPPMLSQMDSSSNPSSTTSSTPSSPTPFQQSNPPSITATPPPNPSPGTQGPRDSRFHFPAGSYLQPRQFIFPDVSSSPYPVGLHSEGYHDTGDTQQLAQSDPPCQGQECGAEEEAEEEEYPGEEDEGNGSREGREKGHSNGECDGDELEDLPSYRGRMAGGQWRGPISRKASQTSVYLQEWDIPYEQLELGELIGKGRWGKVHKGRWHGEVAIRLLEIDGNNQDHLKLFKKEVMNYRQTRHENVVLFMGACMAPPHLAIITSFCKGRTLFSVVRDAKNTLDINKTRQIAQEIVKGMGYLHAKGIVHKDLKSKNVFYDTNKVVITDFGLFGMSGVVQEYHKRRENELRLPHGWIYYLAPEIVRRMGTGNHEDRLPFSNAADIYAFGTIWYELQARGWPLTNQPAEATIWQVGSGEGIKKVLTKVSLGKEVTEILSACWSFKPEERPSFTQLTDMLEKLPKLNRRLSHPGHFWKSAEPWVHHHCLRDHCSQGLQSRCPYIYK; encoded by the exons gctgtaCCTGTGAAGCTGTCcctggatgctttgctgcagATGTCCAGTTGTCAGGTGCAGGACACCATGAGAAGGCTGGGCTCCAAACCAGAGGAGTGCTCTCGACTCACTGCTGCCCTCTCCTGCCTAAAGAGTGCCACTGAGACAG GTGGGGACATCAGCGAAGACCCAGGACCCTGGATATCAGAGCCGCCCCGCCGCGACAGTAACACCTTACCTCCTTCGGACCGCCgcccctccacccccaccaccCTACCCCGTGGCTCCATCCTCAGTCCCCACGCCCACGCCCGTTCTGTTTCTGTGACTGTCATACCCtgtgtggacaataaaaggcatcAAGTCTATACAGGAGGCATGTCGGACGCTTTCCCCTCCTCGCCACTGCTCCTGTCCAATTCCCCTCCCTCCAAGAGACGCACCAAGCACCCCCCACGCACGTCCCCGCCCCCTTCCCGAAAGCTGCTGCAACTCCCCTTCAACATCACCCTCACACGCAGCAAGAGCCAAGAGTCACAGCTGGCCAACCGCATAGAAGAGCCAGTGCCCAACACAAA GGGTGGGAAGAATAACAAGCTGCTCCTGAACGTTCACATCAACAGTAGCAGTGGGAACGGGTGTGAAGACTCCGCCCGCACCCCTGGCCCGGCCACCGCCCCCTACACCCTCCCAGGCACCCCTACACTGCTGGAGC CTCCTCTCACACTCCCTCGCTCTCATTCCCTTCCAGATAACCTGGCATTGCATCGGGGGTCTCCACAGATGAGGAGAGATATCGGCCTCTCTGTAACACACAG GTTTTCAACCAAatcctggctctcacagacatgccAGGTGTGTCATAGGAACATGATGTTTGGTGTTAAGTGCAAACACTGCAA GTTAAAGTGCCATAACAAATGTACCAAAGAAGCTCTTCCCTGCAGGATATCTTTTCTCCCAC TCCCGCAAATCCGCCGGGCAGAATCCGTACCTTCAGATATCAATAATCAAATTGACCGTACGGCCGAGTTACCAATCCAGTTTGGCACTTTACCAAAGGTGCTAACCAAAAAG GACTACCCTCCCATGCTGAGCCAGATGGATTCCAGCAGTAACCCCTCCTCCACCACTTCCTCTACGCCCTCCTCACCCACCCCCTTTCAGCAGAGCAACCCCCCCAGCATCACCGCCACGCCGCCCCCCAACCCCTCGCCCGGCACCCAAGGGCCCCGAGACAGCCGCTTCCACTTCCCAG CTGGCAGTTATTTACAACCTAGACAGTTTATCTTCCCTG ATGTTTCCTCTTCACCGTATCCTGTTGGACTACACTCTGAAGGCTATCATGACACTGG agacacacagcaacTGGCGCAATCAGACCCTCCATGTCAGGGACAGGAATGTGGAGCG GAAGAGGAGGCAGAAGAGGAGGAATACccaggagaggaggatgagggaaaTGGTAGCAGGGAGGGCAGAGAGAAGGGCCACTCAAACGGAGAGTGTGATGGGGATGAGCTAGAGGACCTGCCCAGCTACCGGGGCCGAATGGCCGGGGGCCAATGGAGGGGGCCCATCTCTCGTAAGGCCAGCCAGACCAGCGTGTACCTGCAGGAGTGGGACATTCCCTACGAGCAGCTGGAGCTGGGGGAGCTCATTGGCAAG GGCCGTTGGGGGAAGGTGCATAAGGGGCGCTGGCATGGAGAGGTGGCCATCCGGCTGCTGGAGATAGATGGTAATAACCAGGACCACCTGAAGCTGTTTAAGAAGGAGGTGATGAACTACAGACAGACCCGCCACGAGAACGTGGTCCTCTTCATGGGGGCCTGCATGGCCCCGCCACACCTCGCCATCATCACCAG TTTCTGCAAAGGTCGGACACTATTCTCTGTTGTAAGAGATGCCAAGAACACGCTAGACATCAACAAGACAAGGCAGATCGCTCAGGAAATTGTTAAG GGTATGGGCTACCTTCATGCTAAAGGAATCGTTCACAAGGACCTGAAGTCCAAGAATGTGTTCTATGACACAAACAAAGTGGTAATCACAGACTTTGGCCTTTTTGGAATGTCCGGAGTGGTACAAGAGTACCACAAGAG gcgaGAGAATGAGCTGAGGCTCCCTCATGGCTGGATCTACTACCTGGCCCCTGAGATCGTCCGCAGGATGGGCACTGGGAACCATGAGGACCGCCTGCCTTTCTCCAACGCTGCAGACATCTACGCCTTTGG CACCATTTGGTACGAGCTGCAGGCCCGTGGCTGGCCACTCACCAACCAGCCGGCAGAGGCCACCATCTGGCAGGTGGGCAGCGGAGAGGGCATCAAGAAGGTCCTGACAAAGGTCAGCCTTGGCAAGGAGGTTACG GAGATACTGTCTGCCTGTTGGTCCTTCAAGCCAGAAGAGCGTCCCTCCTTCACCCAGCTGACTGACATGCTGGAGAAGCTGCCGAAGCTCAACCGCAGGCTCTCCCACCCAGGACACTTCTGGAAGTCAGCTGA GCCCTGGGTTCATCATCATTGCCTGCGGGACCATTGCAGTCAGGGCCTTCAGTCTCGCTGCCCCTACATATACAAATAA